From Afipia carboxidovorans OM5, one genomic window encodes:
- a CDS encoding HK97 family phage prohead protease yields the protein MHAPLPSASRVSFTGDGAVEGYASLFGAVDQARDMVMPGAFTQTLQSRGLRRIPMLFQHDPSEPVGIWLELREDWRGLWARGRLIPEVARGRELMALVGEGAIDGLSIGYRTVRGRIDPKTRIRRLYQVDLWEVSIVTFPLLAGARVHAVKSVPRSSRRHQAMDQVMEARR from the coding sequence ATGCATGCGCCGCTGCCATCCGCCTCCCGCGTCTCGTTCACCGGCGACGGCGCCGTCGAAGGTTACGCCAGCCTGTTCGGCGCGGTCGATCAGGCGCGCGACATGGTGATGCCGGGCGCGTTCACGCAGACGCTGCAGAGCCGCGGCCTGCGCCGCATTCCGATGCTGTTTCAGCACGACCCGTCCGAGCCGGTCGGCATCTGGCTGGAGCTGCGCGAGGATTGGCGCGGGCTGTGGGCGCGCGGGCGATTGATCCCCGAGGTCGCGCGTGGGCGCGAATTGATGGCGCTGGTGGGCGAGGGCGCGATCGACGGGCTGTCGATCGGCTATCGCACCGTGCGCGGCCGGATCGATCCGAAGACGCGCATCCGCCGCCTCTATCAGGTCGATCTCTGGGAAGTGTCGATCGTTACCTTTCCGCTGCTCGCCGGCGCGCGCGTGCATGCAGTGAAAAGCGTGCCGCGATCCTCGCGCCGCCATCAAGCGATGGATCAAGTCATGGAGGCGCGCCGATGA